A stretch of the Glutamicibacter sp. JL.03c genome encodes the following:
- a CDS encoding acetyl/propionyl/methylcrotonyl-CoA carboxylase subunit alpha, translating into MNQLTKVLIANRGEIAVRIIRAARDEGIESVAVYADSDRDALHVRLADEAYALGGTTAAESYLRIEKILDAAERSGADAIHPGYGFLSENAEFAQAVIDAGLTWIGPSPDSIDQLGDKVKARHIAEKVGAPLVPGTKDPVASADEVYAFADEHGLPLAIKAAYGGGGRGIKVVRNREEIGELYDSAVREAVAAFGRGECFIERFLDAPRHVETQCLADAHGNVVVVSTRDCSLQRRNQKLVEEAPAPFLSEEQTTRLYEASKAILREAKYTGAGTCEFLVGQDGVISFLEVNTRLQVEHPVSEEVTGLDLVREQFRIARGEELGYGDPEVRGHSFEFRINGEDAGRNFMPTPGTITKMALPSGPGVRVDSGIEQGESVSGNFDSMISKLIITGSTREVAAARARRALEEFQIEGMATVLPFHRAVMSDPAFVPAEGTFKVHTRWIETEFKTAIEPHPMPGAEAEDEENERTSVTVEVDGKRLEVTLPSSLGSVSANGAERAAGKKKRKTSRKAAAGTSANSAELRSPMQGTIVKVAVANGAEVSEGDLVVVLEAMKMEQPITAHRAGVVNGLEVAPGETLSSGAVIATIDDAS; encoded by the coding sequence ATGAATCAATTGACGAAGGTGCTTATCGCCAACCGCGGCGAGATTGCCGTGCGCATTATCCGGGCCGCACGCGATGAAGGAATCGAGTCCGTAGCGGTCTACGCTGACTCCGACCGCGATGCACTGCATGTGCGCCTGGCTGACGAGGCCTACGCGCTGGGTGGCACTACCGCAGCCGAGTCGTACCTTCGCATTGAGAAAATCCTGGACGCCGCCGAGCGATCCGGCGCTGATGCCATCCACCCGGGCTACGGCTTCCTTTCGGAAAACGCAGAATTCGCCCAGGCCGTGATCGACGCTGGCCTGACCTGGATCGGCCCTTCGCCGGATTCCATCGACCAGCTCGGCGACAAGGTCAAGGCCCGCCACATTGCCGAAAAGGTTGGCGCCCCGCTGGTGCCGGGCACCAAGGATCCGGTGGCTTCGGCTGATGAGGTCTATGCCTTCGCCGATGAGCACGGTCTGCCACTGGCCATCAAGGCCGCCTACGGCGGCGGCGGACGCGGCATCAAGGTCGTGCGCAACCGCGAGGAAATCGGCGAGCTCTACGACTCCGCAGTTCGCGAGGCAGTGGCCGCCTTCGGCCGCGGTGAATGCTTCATCGAGCGCTTCCTGGACGCGCCACGCCACGTGGAAACCCAGTGCCTGGCCGATGCCCACGGCAATGTCGTGGTCGTCTCCACCCGCGACTGCTCGCTGCAGCGCCGCAACCAGAAGCTGGTCGAGGAAGCTCCGGCTCCATTCCTGAGCGAAGAGCAGACCACCCGCCTGTACGAGGCATCCAAGGCGATCCTGCGCGAAGCAAAGTACACGGGCGCTGGCACCTGCGAGTTCCTGGTAGGCCAGGACGGCGTGATCTCCTTCCTCGAAGTCAACACCCGCCTGCAGGTCGAGCACCCGGTTTCCGAGGAAGTCACCGGACTGGATCTTGTCCGCGAGCAGTTCCGCATCGCTCGCGGCGAGGAACTCGGATATGGCGACCCGGAAGTCCGCGGCCACTCCTTCGAATTCCGCATCAACGGCGAGGACGCCGGCCGCAACTTCATGCCGACCCCAGGCACCATCACCAAGATGGCCCTGCCTTCCGGCCCTGGCGTCCGCGTTGACTCCGGCATCGAGCAGGGAGAAAGCGTCTCGGGGAACTTCGACTCGATGATCTCCAAGCTGATCATCACCGGCAGCACCCGCGAGGTCGCCGCCGCGCGTGCCCGCCGCGCCTTGGAAGAATTCCAGATCGAAGGCATGGCCACCGTTCTGCCATTCCACCGCGCCGTGATGAGCGACCCGGCCTTCGTTCCTGCCGAGGGGACTTTCAAGGTCCACACCCGTTGGATCGAAACCGAGTTCAAGACCGCCATCGAGCCCCACCCGATGCCGGGCGCGGAGGCTGAGGACGAGGAGAACGAGCGCACCAGCGTGACCGTTGAGGTTGATGGCAAGCGCCTGGAGGTGACCCTGCCCTCCTCGCTGGGATCGGTGTCCGCCAACGGCGCGGAGCGCGCGGCAGGCAAGAAGAAGCGCAAGACCAGCCGCAAGGCCGCTGCCGGAACCAGCGCCAACAGCGCTGAGCTGCGTTCGCCCATGCAGGGCACCATCGTGAAGGTGGCTGTGGCCAATGGCGCTGAAGTGTCCGAGGGCGACCTGGTTGTTGTGCTCGAAGCCATGAAGATGGAACAGCCGATCACCGCGCACCGCGCCGGTGTGGTCAACGGCCTGGAAGTTGCTCCGGGCGAAACCTTGTCCTCCGGTGCCGTCATCGCGACCATCGACGACGCCAGCTAG